In Arthrobacter sp. MN05-02, one genomic interval encodes:
- the mtlD gene encoding mannitol-1-phosphate 5-dehydrogenase — MKAVHFGAGNIGRGFVGLLLHEAGYEVVFADVADALIDQLASTSSYDVHEVGDEPAVKTVDNYRALNSRSQEEDVIAEIATAEIVTTAVGPNVLKFLAPVIARAIARRSDELAPLQVMACENAINATDILRREVEQTYDGAALDLASRAVFANTAVDRIVPNQAPGQGLDVTVETFFEWVIDRTPFKGDAPGIPGATYVDDLEPYIERKLFTVNTGHASAAYFGYAAGVEKIADAMADDAIAAKVRAVLDETKQLLVSKHGFDAGEQEAYVQKILRRFTNQHLPDTVVRVGRAPLRKLSRKERFVGPAAELAETGVHPAALLEAMQAALAFSAADDPEVAALAEILAGQEPGEATTTITGLEAEHPLYGPVREIIAHHAAGRSA; from the coding sequence GTGAAGGCAGTACATTTCGGAGCCGGCAACATCGGACGCGGCTTCGTGGGGCTCCTGCTCCACGAAGCCGGGTACGAGGTGGTCTTCGCCGACGTCGCGGATGCCCTGATCGACCAGCTGGCCTCGACCTCCAGCTACGACGTCCACGAGGTCGGCGACGAGCCGGCGGTGAAGACGGTGGACAACTACCGTGCCCTCAACTCGCGGTCGCAGGAGGAGGACGTCATCGCGGAGATCGCGACGGCGGAGATCGTCACCACCGCGGTGGGGCCGAACGTCCTGAAGTTCCTCGCGCCGGTCATCGCCCGGGCGATCGCCCGGCGTAGCGACGAGCTCGCTCCGCTGCAGGTGATGGCGTGCGAGAACGCCATCAACGCGACGGACATCCTGCGCCGCGAGGTCGAGCAGACCTACGACGGTGCTGCCCTGGACCTCGCATCACGCGCGGTGTTCGCCAACACCGCCGTGGACCGGATCGTGCCGAACCAGGCGCCCGGGCAGGGGCTCGACGTCACCGTGGAGACCTTCTTCGAGTGGGTCATCGACCGCACCCCGTTCAAGGGCGACGCACCCGGGATCCCCGGCGCGACCTACGTCGACGATCTCGAGCCGTACATCGAGCGGAAGCTGTTCACCGTGAACACCGGCCACGCGTCGGCCGCCTACTTCGGGTACGCGGCCGGCGTCGAGAAGATCGCGGACGCCATGGCGGACGACGCGATCGCCGCGAAGGTGCGGGCCGTGCTGGACGAGACGAAGCAGCTTCTCGTCTCCAAGCACGGGTTCGACGCGGGGGAGCAGGAGGCATACGTGCAGAAGATCCTGCGCCGCTTCACCAACCAGCACCTCCCGGACACGGTGGTGCGCGTCGGCAGGGCGCCGCTGCGGAAGCTGAGCCGCAAGGAGCGCTTCGTCGGTCCGGCCGCCGAACTGGCCGAGACCGGCGTCCACCCGGCGGCGTTGCTCGAGGCCATGCAGGCCGCACTGGCCTTCTCGGCCGCCGATGATCCCGAGGTCGCCGCACTGGCCGAGATCCTGGCCGGGCAGGAGCCCGGGGAGGCGACGACGACGATCACGGGCCTCGAGGCGGAGCACCCCCTGTACGGTCCCGTGCGCGAGATCATCGCGCACCACGCTGCGGGTCGTTCCGCCTGA